The DNA region CGCAGCCGGTCCCGGAGCAGCCGTGCGCGGGCCCCCGCGTCCCGCGTTCCCGCCGTCCCCCGTATCCGCATTACGGCTTGCGCGCCACCGCTCCGTACTGGGCGACGTCCGCCGCCTCCGGCGCCTGCCAGCGGGCGCAGGACACGATGCCCGGCTCCAGGAGGTCGAGGCCGTCGAGGAAGGAGGCGAACTCGGCGCGGCTGCGGGCGGTGATCGGCGGGGTGGCGTTGGCGTTCCAGAACTCCATGGCCGCCACGTTGGCCTCGCCGCCCAACTCGGGGTCGTACGTCGGATGCGTGACGACCAGATAACTCCCGGACGGCACCGCGTCCATGAGGGTCCGGACGATCGCGCGGGCCTCGTCGAGGTCGAGGACGAAGTTGAGGATGCCCAGTATCAGCACGGCGACCGGCCGCGAGAGGTCGAGCGTGCCGGCGGCCGCCGCGAGGATCCGCCCGGGGTCGCGGGCGTCGGCGTCCACGTACTCCGTACGGCCCTCGGGCGTGCCGGTGAGCAGCGCGCGGGCGTGGGTCAGGACGATCGGGTCGTTGTCGACGTAGACGATCCGGGAGTCCGGCGCGATCCGCTGGGCGACCTCGTGGGTGTTGTCGGCGGTGGGCAGTCCGGTGCCGATGTCCAGGAACTGGCGGATGCCGGCCTCCGCGGTCAGCCGGGTCACCGCCCGGCCGAGGAAGGCGCGGTCGGCGCGGGCCACGGCGCCGATGCTCGGGTGGAAGGCGGTGACCCGGTCGCCGACCTCCCGGTCCACCGGGTAGTAGTCCTTGCCGCCGAGCCAGTAGTTCCACACGCGGGCGTTGTGCGCGATGTCGGTGCGGATCCTGTCGTTCATGCACGGCCCTTTCGCACGACGGCGGCCAGCGTGTCGATCCGATTGGTGGTGATCGAATCGACCCCGTTCCCGATCAGCTTACGCATGTTCCGTTTCGTGTCGGGGGTCCACACCGAGACCAGGAGGCCGGCCCGGTGCACCCGCTCGACCAGCTGCCGACTCGCCAGGCCGAAGCGGTAGTTGAGCCACCTCGGGCGCACCGCGTCGAGCAGCACCGGGCGCGGCGGGGCCAGCGTGTTCCAGGTCAGCGCGATCTCCGCGGCCGGGTCGGCGGCCCGGACGTCGAGCATGGCCGTGCCGCCCGCGCAGTAGTAGACGCGCTCGCTCGCGCCGCACTCGCGCACCGTGCCGACGATCTTCCGGACCGAGGCGTCGTTCCCGCCCGGCAGGTCCAGCATCAGCCGGTGCGGGCCGGCCGCGATCAGCGCCTCGCGCAGCGTCGGCACCCCGTCCTCGGTGATCTCCCGCAGCTCGTCGAGGGTCAGCCCGGCCAGCCGCCGGTCGAACCCCCACAGCCGCTTCAGGGTGTCGTCGTGCAGCAGCACCGGGACGCCGTCCTCGGTGAGCCGGACGTCGACCTCCACCGCGTCCGCGCCCCGCTCGAACGCCGAGACGATCGAGGGGACGGTGTTCTCGCGGACGCGGTAGGGGTCGCCGCGATGGCCGACGACGGTGACTGGGGTATCCATGGCCCCATTCTCCCGGGCGTCAGGCCGACAGCCAGCGCTCCGTGTACGTGTCGATCTCCTCGGTGAGCCGCGCCTTGCCGGCCTCGTCGAGGAAGGAGGCCTCCACCGCGTTCTTCGCGAGCGCCGCGAGACCGCGCTCGTCCAGACCGAGCAGCCGGGCGGCCACCGCGTACTCGTTGTTGAGGTCGCTGCCGAACATCGGCGGGTCGTCGCTGTTGATCGTGACGAGCACCCCGGCCTCCACCATCTGCTTGACGGGGTGGTCCTCCAGGCGTTCCACGGCGCGGGTCGCGATGTTCGAGGTGGGGCACACCTCCAGGGCGATCCGGTGCTCCGCCAGGTACTTCAGGAGCTCCGGGTCCTGGACCGAGCTGGTGCCGTGGCCGATGCGCTCGGCGCCCAGCTCGTTGATCGCGTCCCAGACCGTCTCCGGGCCGGTGGTCTCGCCGGCGTGCGGCACGGACCGCAGCCCGGCCGCCCGCGCCCGGTCGAAGTACGGCTTGAACTGCGGGCGCGGCACACCGATCTCCGGTCCGCCGAGGCCGAACGAGACCAGACCCTCGGGGCGCAGCTCGACGGCGAGCCGCGCCGTCTCCTCGGCCGCCTCGAGACCCGCCTCGCCGGGGATGTCGAAGCACCAGCGCAGCACCACGCCGAGCTCCTTCTCGGCCGCGAGCCGGGCGTCCTCGATGGCGGCCATGAAGGCGCGCTCGTCGATGCCGCGGCGGGTCGAGCTGTACGGGGTGATGGTCAGCTCCGCGTAGCGGATGTTCTGCCGGGCCATGTCCCGGGCCACCTCGAAGGTGAGCAGCCGCACGTCCTCCGGGGTGCGGACCAGGTCCACGACGGAGAGATAGACCTCGATGAAGTGGGCGAAGTCGGTGAAGGTGAAGTAGTCCGTCAGGGCCTCGGGATCGGTCGGAACCTTGGAGTCCGGGTGACGGGCCGCCAGCTCGGCGACGATACGGGGCGAGGCGGAGCCGACGTGGTGGACGTGCAGCTCGGCCTTGGGCAGCCCCGCGATGAAGGCGTGAAGGTCGGTCATCAGGTCATCGTAGGCCGGAGGGCTGACCCGTCCCCCGTATGGCGTAGGCCGTAGCATGGCGTGACCACGATGGGGGAGGCCCATGTCCGAGAACAACGACCAGCCGGTGGACCCGTGGGCGCCGCCGAACCAGGACGGCGTCGAACTGAGCAAGCCCACGCCCACACCGCCG from Streptomyces fradiae includes:
- a CDS encoding SAM-dependent methyltransferase, whose amino-acid sequence is MNDRIRTDIAHNARVWNYWLGGKDYYPVDREVGDRVTAFHPSIGAVARADRAFLGRAVTRLTAEAGIRQFLDIGTGLPTADNTHEVAQRIAPDSRIVYVDNDPIVLTHARALLTGTPEGRTEYVDADARDPGRILAAAAGTLDLSRPVAVLILGILNFVLDLDEARAIVRTLMDAVPSGSYLVVTHPTYDPELGGEANVAAMEFWNANATPPITARSRAEFASFLDGLDLLEPGIVSCARWQAPEAADVAQYGAVARKP
- a CDS encoding glycerophosphodiester phosphodiesterase, giving the protein MDTPVTVVGHRGDPYRVRENTVPSIVSAFERGADAVEVDVRLTEDGVPVLLHDDTLKRLWGFDRRLAGLTLDELREITEDGVPTLREALIAAGPHRLMLDLPGGNDASVRKIVGTVRECGASERVYYCAGGTAMLDVRAADPAAEIALTWNTLAPPRPVLLDAVRPRWLNYRFGLASRQLVERVHRAGLLVSVWTPDTKRNMRKLIGNGVDSITTNRIDTLAAVVRKGRA
- a CDS encoding adenosine deaminase — translated: MTDLHAFIAGLPKAELHVHHVGSASPRIVAELAARHPDSKVPTDPEALTDYFTFTDFAHFIEVYLSVVDLVRTPEDVRLLTFEVARDMARQNIRYAELTITPYSSTRRGIDERAFMAAIEDARLAAEKELGVVLRWCFDIPGEAGLEAAEETARLAVELRPEGLVSFGLGGPEIGVPRPQFKPYFDRARAAGLRSVPHAGETTGPETVWDAINELGAERIGHGTSSVQDPELLKYLAEHRIALEVCPTSNIATRAVERLEDHPVKQMVEAGVLVTINSDDPPMFGSDLNNEYAVAARLLGLDERGLAALAKNAVEASFLDEAGKARLTEEIDTYTERWLSA